From Pyrenophora tritici-repentis strain M4 chromosome 1, whole genome shotgun sequence, the proteins below share one genomic window:
- a CDS encoding mitochondrial 2-oxodicarboxylate carrier 2 has product MSAADAKPLPFVYQFAAGAVAGVSEILIMYPLDVVKTRVQLQTGKVVGDEGYNGMVDCFRKIIKNEGFSRLYRGISAPILMEAPKRATKFAANDSWGTFYRNLFGQNKMNQSLSILTGATAGATESFVVVPFELVKIRLQDRAQAHKYNGMMDCVMKIVKQEGPLTLYQGLESTMWRHILWNAGYFGCIFQVRALLPAASDKKGQITNDLISGAVGGTVGTILNTPMDVVKSRIQNSPKVAGSVPKYNWAYPALGTVMKEEGFAALYKGFLPKVLRLGPGGGILLVVFTGVMDFFRTMRDGK; this is encoded by the exons ATGTCTGCTGCCGATGCGAAGCCATTGCCTTTTGTCTACCAGTTCGCGGCTG GTGCCGTGGCCGGTGTGTCAGAA ATTCTGATCAT GTACCCGCTGGACGTCGTCAAGACCAGAGT ACAACTCCAGACTGGCAAGGTTGTTGGTGATGAAGGCTACAATGGCATGGTAGACTGCTTCAGGAAGATCATCAAGAATGAGGG TTTTTCAAGACTGTACCGTGGTATTAGCGCTCCCATTCTTATGGAAGCTCCCAAAAG GGCCACCAAGTTTGCGGCCAACGACTCATGGGGCACCTTCTATCGTAACCTATTCGGTCAAAACAAGATGAACCAGTCCCTCTCCATCCTCACTGGCGCCACTGCTGGTGCAACCGAATCCTTCGTCGTCGTACCCTTCGAGCTCGTCAAGATTCGGTTGCAAGACAGGGCGCAGGCGCACAAGTACAACGGCATGATGGACTGCGTTATGAAGATTGTCAAGCAGGAAGGCCCTCTTACCTTGTACCAGGGTCTAGAGTCGACCATGTGGAGGCACATTCTCTGGAATGCAGGCTACTTTGGTTGCATCTTCCAGGTCCGCGCTCTCCTGCCTGCGGCCTCTGACAAGAAGGGTCAAATCACAAATGACCTCATTTCTGGTGCTGTCGGTGGCACTGTCGGTACTATTCTCAACACCCCCATGGATGTCGTCAAGTCCCGTATCCAGAACTCGCCCAAGGTTGCCGGCTCAGTACCCAAGTACAACTGGGCATATCCTGCCCTCGGCACCGTCATGAAGGAGGAGGGCTTCGCTGCGCTTTACAAGGGTTTCCTGCCCAAGGTGCTGAGACTGGGTCCCGGAGGTGGTATCCTTCTCGTCGTCTTCACCGGTGTCATGGATTTCTTCCGCACTATGCGCGACGGTAAGTAG